In a genomic window of Enterobacter asburiae:
- the yfcG gene encoding GSH-dependent disulfide bond oxidoreductase — translation MIDLYYAPTPNGHKITLFLEEAELDYRIIRVDISKGEQFNPVFLAISPNNKIPAIIDSQPADGGRPLSLFESGEILLYLAEKTGKLLSGELRERHHTLQWLFWQSSGFGPMLGQNHHFTAFAPQTIPYAIERYQVETQRLYGVLNQRLEKTPWLGGDHYSIADIACWPWVNTHDKHRIDLASYPAVNNWFERIRTRPATERAMQKIQQI, via the coding sequence ATGATTGACCTTTATTACGCCCCTACTCCAAACGGCCATAAGATCACCCTCTTTCTCGAAGAAGCCGAACTGGATTACAGAATCATTCGCGTGGATATCAGCAAAGGCGAACAGTTCAACCCTGTGTTTTTGGCTATCTCGCCGAACAATAAAATTCCGGCCATTATTGATAGCCAGCCAGCGGACGGAGGCAGGCCGCTGAGCCTGTTTGAATCCGGCGAAATTTTGCTTTATCTGGCGGAGAAAACCGGCAAGCTGCTGAGCGGTGAATTGCGCGAGCGTCACCACACTCTGCAGTGGCTTTTCTGGCAGTCAAGCGGCTTTGGGCCGATGCTGGGGCAGAACCACCACTTCACCGCCTTCGCGCCGCAGACCATTCCTTACGCCATCGAGCGATATCAGGTTGAAACCCAGCGTCTTTACGGCGTTCTGAACCAGCGGCTGGAGAAAACGCCGTGGCTCGGGGGCGACCATTACAGCATTGCCGATATTGCCTGCTGGCCGTGGGTAAATACGCATGATAAACACCGGATTGACTTAGCTTCTTACCCGGCGGTGAATAACTGGTTTGAGCGTATCCGGACCCGCCCGGCCACTGAACGCGCGATGCAAAAAATCCAGCAAATTTAA
- the hisP gene encoding histidine ABC transporter ATP-binding protein HisP: MAENKLNVIDLHKRYGEHEVLKGVSLQANAGDVISIIGSSGSGKSTFLRCINFLEKPSEGSIVVSGQTINLVRDKDGQLKVADKNQLRLLRTRLTMVFQHFNLWSHMTVLENVMEAPIQVLGLSKQEARERAVKYLAKVGIDERQQMKYPVHLSGGQQQRVSIARALAMEPEVLLFDEPTSALDPELVGEVLRIMQKLAEEGKTMVVVTHEMGFARNVSNHVIFLHQGKIEEQGHPDEVLANPQSPRLQQFLKGSLK; encoded by the coding sequence ATGGCTGAGAACAAATTAAACGTTATTGATTTGCACAAACGCTACGGCGAACATGAAGTGCTGAAAGGGGTGTCGCTGCAGGCGAATGCGGGCGACGTGATCAGCATCATCGGCTCATCCGGCTCGGGTAAAAGTACCTTCCTGCGCTGCATTAACTTCCTCGAAAAGCCGAGCGAAGGTTCGATTGTGGTGAGCGGGCAGACTATTAACCTGGTCCGTGACAAAGACGGCCAGCTGAAGGTGGCGGATAAGAATCAGTTGCGCCTGCTGCGCACGCGCCTGACGATGGTGTTCCAGCACTTCAACCTCTGGAGCCACATGACGGTGCTGGAGAATGTGATGGAAGCACCGATTCAGGTGCTCGGCTTAAGCAAGCAGGAAGCCCGGGAACGCGCGGTGAAATACCTGGCGAAAGTGGGTATCGACGAGCGCCAGCAGATGAAGTACCCGGTACACCTCTCCGGCGGTCAGCAGCAGCGTGTCTCTATCGCCCGCGCGCTGGCGATGGAACCGGAGGTGCTGCTGTTCGACGAACCGACCTCCGCGCTGGACCCGGAACTCGTTGGCGAAGTGCTGCGCATCATGCAGAAGCTGGCCGAAGAGGGCAAAACGATGGTGGTGGTGACGCACGAGATGGGCTTCGCCCGTAACGTCTCGAACCACGTGATTTTCCTGCATCAGGGGAAAATTGAAGAGCAGGGCCACCCGGACGAAGTGCTGGCGAACCCGCAAAGCCCGCGGTTGCAGCAGTTCCTCAAAGGATCTCTGAAGTAA
- the argT gene encoding lysine/arginine/ornithine ABC transporter substrate-binding protein ArgT — protein sequence MKKTVLALSLLVGLSAAAGSYAALPQTVRIGTDATYAPFSSKDAKGDFVGFDIDLGNEMCKRMEVKCTWVGSDFDALIPSLKAKKIDAIISSLSITEKRQQEIAFSDKLYAADSRLIAAKGSPIQPTIDSLKGKHVGVLQGSTQEGYANANWREKGVDVVAYQNQDLIYSDLAAGRLDAAFQDEVAASEGFLKQSAGKDYAFAGPSVKDKKYFGDGTGIGLRKDDKELKAAFDKAFAELRKDGTYDKLAKKYFDFNVYGD from the coding sequence ATGAAGAAGACGGTTCTGGCTCTGTCTTTGCTGGTGGGGTTAAGTGCAGCAGCAGGTAGCTACGCAGCGCTTCCACAGACGGTTCGTATCGGTACAGACGCAACCTACGCGCCATTCTCTTCCAAGGATGCGAAGGGCGATTTCGTGGGGTTTGACATCGATCTGGGAAATGAAATGTGCAAACGTATGGAAGTGAAATGCACATGGGTGGGCAGCGACTTCGACGCGTTAATCCCGTCGCTGAAGGCAAAGAAAATCGACGCCATTATCTCTTCTCTCTCCATCACCGAAAAGCGTCAGCAGGAGATCGCGTTCTCTGACAAGCTCTACGCTGCGGATTCGCGTCTGATTGCCGCGAAAGGTTCCCCGATTCAACCGACCATCGACTCGCTGAAAGGCAAGCACGTTGGCGTACTCCAGGGCTCGACCCAGGAAGGTTACGCCAATGCCAACTGGCGCGAGAAGGGCGTCGACGTGGTGGCTTACCAGAACCAGGATCTGATCTACTCTGACCTGGCGGCGGGCCGTCTGGATGCCGCGTTCCAGGATGAAGTCGCCGCGAGCGAAGGGTTCCTGAAGCAGTCGGCAGGTAAAGACTACGCCTTTGCGGGCCCGTCCGTGAAAGACAAAAAATACTTTGGTGACGGCACCGGCATTGGCCTGCGCAAGGACGATAAAGAGCTTAAAGCCGCCTTTGACAAAGCGTTTGCCGAGCTGCGCAAAGACGGTACCTACGACAAACTGGCGAAGAAATACTTCGACTTCAACGTCTACGGTGACTAA
- the dedD gene encoding cell division protein DedD, which translates to MASKFQNRLTGTIVLVALGVIILPGLLDGQKKHYQDEFAAIPLVPKPGDRDEPDMLPAATQALPAQPPEGAAEEVRAGDAAAPSLDPSRLAANNNIEIDPVPVEKPKPVEKPKPVEKPQPKPQQQPQRDKAAEQLAAASETPPPAKQDAAPTGKAYVVQLGALKNADKVNEVVGKLRSAGYRVYTSPSTPVQGKITRILVGPEASKDKLKGSLGELKQISGLSGVVMSYSAN; encoded by the coding sequence GTGGCGAGTAAGTTTCAGAACCGTTTAACAGGAACCATTGTGCTGGTCGCGCTCGGGGTAATTATTCTTCCCGGGCTGCTCGACGGGCAGAAAAAACATTATCAGGACGAGTTTGCAGCCATTCCGCTGGTGCCGAAGCCGGGCGACCGCGATGAGCCGGATATGCTGCCTGCGGCGACGCAGGCGCTGCCTGCTCAGCCGCCTGAAGGGGCGGCGGAAGAAGTCCGCGCGGGCGATGCCGCTGCACCGTCACTCGATCCGTCGCGTCTGGCGGCGAATAACAACATTGAGATCGATCCGGTACCGGTAGAGAAGCCTAAGCCTGTTGAAAAACCGAAGCCGGTAGAGAAACCGCAGCCGAAACCACAGCAACAGCCACAGCGGGATAAAGCGGCAGAGCAGCTGGCTGCCGCGTCTGAAACCCCACCGCCGGCGAAGCAAGACGCGGCCCCGACCGGCAAAGCCTACGTTGTGCAGCTGGGGGCGCTGAAAAACGCCGATAAAGTCAACGAGGTTGTCGGTAAACTGCGCAGCGCGGGATATCGCGTTTACACTTCACCTTCCACGCCGGTGCAGGGTAAAATTACCCGTATTCTCGTGGGGCCGGAAGCGTCGAAAGACAAGCTGAAGGGGTCGCTCGGCGAGCTGAAGCAGATCTCCGGGCTGAGCGGTGTGGTGATGAGCTACAGCGCGAACTGA
- a CDS encoding GNAT family N-acetyltransferase: MATITTPRLHLTPFEPSDWAFFRSLRENRDIMRYMAAIAPEKETRRVFAARLMAEHVFVIRFLNEDTPLGDIGLQISQENRAEADIGYTVVPAAQGKGIASEALRAVCDYAFNQTGVRAINAYVLADNSGSVRVLEKAGFVRTQVLEKAYEIDGVRYDDWVYRLECGAA; the protein is encoded by the coding sequence ATGGCAACCATCACCACTCCCCGGCTTCACCTCACCCCTTTCGAACCCTCAGACTGGGCGTTCTTCCGCTCGCTGCGCGAAAACCGCGACATCATGCGCTATATGGCCGCGATTGCTCCCGAAAAAGAGACCCGACGCGTGTTTGCCGCACGCCTGATGGCGGAGCATGTCTTCGTGATCCGCTTTCTGAATGAAGATACGCCGCTGGGGGATATCGGCCTGCAAATCAGTCAGGAGAATCGTGCAGAGGCGGACATCGGCTACACGGTTGTGCCTGCGGCGCAGGGAAAAGGTATCGCCAGTGAGGCGCTGCGCGCGGTGTGTGATTATGCGTTTAACCAGACCGGCGTGAGAGCGATTAACGCGTACGTGCTGGCGGATAACAGCGGGTCCGTGCGGGTGCTGGAGAAAGCCGGTTTTGTGCGCACGCAGGTGCTGGAAAAAGCGTATGAGATTGACGGCGTGCGTTATGACGACTGGGTGTATCGGCTGGAGTGTGGTGCGGCCTGA
- a CDS encoding UbiX family flavin prenyltransferase, translating into MKRLIIGISGASGAIYGVRLLQVLRNVAEVETHLVMSQAARQTLSLETDLSLRDVQALADVVHDARDIAASISSGSFKTAGMVILPCSIKTLSGIVNSYTDTLVTRAADVVLKERRPLVLCVRETPLHLGHLRLMTQAAELGAVIMPPVPAFYHRPQSLDDVINQTINRVLDQFDIDLPEDLFTRWQGA; encoded by the coding sequence ATGAAACGACTCATTATTGGCATCAGCGGTGCCAGCGGCGCGATTTACGGCGTACGCCTGCTACAGGTTTTGCGTAACGTGGCAGAAGTGGAAACGCATCTGGTGATGAGCCAGGCGGCGCGACAAACCCTCTCCCTTGAAACGGATCTTTCCCTGCGCGATGTCCAGGCACTGGCAGACGTGGTTCACGATGCCCGCGATATCGCCGCCAGCATCTCCTCAGGCTCGTTTAAAACCGCCGGCATGGTTATCCTGCCCTGCTCAATTAAAACGCTCTCCGGGATTGTGAACAGCTATACCGACACCCTGGTGACGCGCGCGGCGGACGTGGTGCTGAAGGAGCGTCGCCCGTTGGTGCTCTGCGTGCGGGAAACGCCGCTGCATCTGGGCCATCTGCGCTTAATGACTCAGGCCGCCGAGCTGGGCGCGGTGATCATGCCGCCGGTACCGGCGTTCTATCACCGACCACAGTCGCTGGACGATGTGATTAATCAGACCATCAATCGCGTGCTGGATCAGTTTGACATCGACCTGCCCGAAGATCTCTTCACCCGCTGGCAGGGAGCCTGA
- the cvpA gene encoding colicin V production protein, giving the protein MVWIDYAIIAVIGFSCLVSLIRGFVREALSLVTWGCAFFVASHYYTYLSVWFTGFEDELVRNGIAIAVLFIATLIVGAIVNYVIGQLVEKTGLSGTDRVLGICFGALRGVLIVAAILFFLDTFTGFSKSEDWQKSQLIPEFSFIIRWFFDYLQSSSSFLPRA; this is encoded by the coding sequence ATGGTCTGGATTGATTACGCCATCATTGCGGTGATTGGTTTTTCCTGTCTGGTTAGCCTGATCCGTGGCTTTGTTCGTGAAGCGTTATCGCTGGTGACATGGGGCTGTGCTTTCTTTGTCGCCAGTCATTACTACACTTACCTGTCTGTCTGGTTCACGGGCTTTGAAGATGAACTGGTCCGAAATGGAATCGCCATCGCGGTGCTGTTTATTGCGACGCTGATTGTCGGCGCTATCGTAAATTATGTGATAGGTCAGCTGGTCGAGAAAACCGGTCTGTCAGGAACGGACAGGGTACTCGGGATCTGTTTCGGGGCGTTGCGAGGCGTGCTGATTGTGGCCGCGATCCTGTTCTTCCTGGATACCTTCACCGGGTTCTCCAAAAGTGAAGACTGGCAGAAATCGCAGCTCATTCCGGAGTTCAGCTTCATCATCAGATGGTTCTTTGACTATCTGCAAAGCTCGTCGAGTTTTTTGCCCAGGGCATAA
- the hisJ gene encoding histidine ABC transporter substrate-binding protein HisJ has translation MKKLVLSLSLVLAFSSATAAFAAIPQKIRIGTDPTYAPFESKNSKGELVGFDIDLANELCKRIKAQCTYVENPLDALIPSLKAKKIDVIMSSLSITEKRQQEIAFTDKLYAADSRLVVAKSSDIQPTLESLKGKRVGVLQGTTQETYGNEHWAPKGIEIVSYQGQENIYADLTAGRIDAAFQDEVAASEGFLKTPVGKDYKFGGPSIKDVKLFGVGTGMGLRKEDNELREALNKAFAEMRADGTYDKLAKKYFDFNVYGG, from the coding sequence ATGAAAAAACTCGTGTTGTCACTATCCCTCGTGCTGGCCTTTTCCAGCGCCACCGCGGCATTCGCAGCCATTCCGCAGAAAATCCGTATTGGTACTGATCCAACCTATGCGCCGTTTGAATCGAAGAATTCAAAGGGTGAACTGGTGGGTTTTGACATCGATTTGGCCAATGAGCTGTGCAAACGCATCAAAGCGCAGTGTACTTATGTAGAAAACCCGCTGGATGCGCTGATCCCTTCCCTGAAAGCCAAAAAAATCGACGTGATTATGTCCTCGCTTTCCATTACCGAGAAACGCCAGCAGGAGATTGCCTTCACCGACAAGCTCTATGCGGCCGATTCACGTCTGGTGGTGGCAAAGTCTTCAGACATTCAACCGACCCTCGAGTCGCTGAAGGGGAAACGCGTGGGCGTGCTGCAGGGCACCACGCAGGAAACCTACGGTAACGAACACTGGGCGCCGAAGGGGATTGAAATCGTCTCCTATCAGGGCCAGGAAAATATTTACGCAGACCTGACGGCAGGCCGTATTGATGCGGCATTCCAGGATGAAGTCGCGGCAAGCGAAGGCTTCCTGAAAACGCCGGTGGGTAAAGATTACAAGTTCGGCGGCCCGTCCATTAAGGATGTGAAGTTGTTTGGTGTAGGCACCGGAATGGGCCTGCGCAAAGAAGACAACGAGCTGCGTGAAGCGCTGAACAAAGCGTTTGCGGAAATGCGCGCTGACGGTACCTATGACAAGCTGGCGAAAAAGTACTTCGATTTCAATGTGTACGGCGGCTAA
- the hisQ gene encoding histidine ABC transporter permease HisQ yields MLYGFSGVILQGALVTLELAISSVVLAVLIGLAGAGAKLSANKPLALIFEGYTTLIRGVPDLVLMLLIFYGLQIALNSVTDAMGMGQIDIDPMVAGIITLGFIYGAYFTETFRGAYMAVPRGHIEAATAFGFTSSQTFRRIMFPAMMRYALPGIGNNWQVILKATALVSLLGLEDVVKATQLAGKSTWEPFYFAVVCGVIYLVFTTVSNGVLLLLERRYSVGVKRADL; encoded by the coding sequence ATGCTGTACGGATTTTCTGGCGTTATTTTACAGGGCGCGCTTGTCACCCTTGAGCTGGCTATCAGCTCCGTGGTGCTGGCGGTGCTGATAGGTCTGGCGGGCGCAGGGGCGAAGCTTTCGGCTAACAAACCGCTGGCGCTCATTTTCGAAGGTTATACCACGCTCATTCGCGGCGTACCCGATCTGGTGCTGATGCTGCTTATCTTTTACGGTCTGCAGATTGCGCTGAACAGCGTGACGGATGCGATGGGGATGGGACAAATTGATATCGACCCGATGGTGGCCGGTATTATTACCCTCGGTTTTATCTACGGTGCCTACTTCACGGAAACCTTCCGTGGCGCTTACATGGCGGTCCCAAGAGGACACATTGAAGCGGCAACCGCATTTGGTTTTACCTCTTCACAAACGTTTCGCCGGATCATGTTCCCGGCCATGATGCGCTATGCGCTGCCGGGCATCGGCAACAACTGGCAGGTTATCCTCAAAGCGACGGCGCTGGTCTCGCTGCTCGGTCTGGAAGACGTTGTTAAAGCGACTCAGCTGGCGGGCAAGAGCACCTGGGAGCCGTTCTACTTTGCGGTGGTCTGCGGCGTGATCTATCTGGTCTTTACGACCGTCTCCAATGGTGTGCTGCTTCTGCTCGAACGTCGCTACTCCGTGGGTGTGAAGAGGGCTGACCTGTGA
- a CDS encoding ABC transporter permease produces the protein MIEIIQEYWKSLLWTDGYRFTGVAITLWLLISSVVMGGILAVFLAIGRVSNNKFIQFPIWLFTYVFRGTPLYVQLLVFYSGMYTLEIVKGTEMLNAFFRSGLNCTVLALTLNTCAYTTEIFAGAIRSVPHGEIEAARAYGFSSVKLYRCIILPSALRIALPAYSNEVILMLHSTALAFTATVPDLLKIARDINSATYQPFTAFGIAAVLYLIISYVLISLFRKAEKRWLQHIKPSSTH, from the coding sequence GTGATTGAGATTATTCAGGAATACTGGAAATCCCTGCTGTGGACGGATGGCTACCGCTTTACCGGCGTGGCGATTACGCTCTGGCTGCTGATTTCTTCCGTGGTGATGGGCGGCATTCTGGCGGTGTTTCTCGCCATCGGCCGCGTGTCGAACAACAAGTTTATCCAGTTCCCGATCTGGCTGTTTACCTATGTGTTTCGCGGCACGCCGCTGTACGTGCAGCTGCTGGTGTTCTATTCGGGGATGTATACGCTTGAGATCGTAAAAGGCACGGAAATGCTGAACGCGTTCTTCCGCAGTGGCCTGAACTGTACGGTGCTGGCGCTAACGCTCAACACCTGCGCCTATACCACCGAGATTTTCGCCGGGGCCATTCGTTCCGTGCCGCACGGTGAGATCGAGGCGGCGCGCGCGTACGGCTTCTCCTCCGTGAAGCTTTACCGCTGTATTATTCTGCCTTCGGCGCTGCGTATCGCGCTTCCGGCGTACAGCAACGAAGTGATTTTGATGCTGCACTCCACCGCGCTCGCCTTTACCGCGACGGTGCCGGATCTGCTCAAAATCGCGCGCGATATCAACTCCGCGACCTATCAGCCGTTTACCGCGTTTGGCATTGCGGCGGTGCTCTATTTAATTATCTCTTATGTTCTGATTAGCCTGTTCCGTAAGGCTGAAAAACGCTGGTTGCAGCATATAAAACCTTCTTCGACGCACTGA
- a CDS encoding TIGR01777 family protein — protein sequence MKILLTGGTGLIGRHLIARLQALHHDVTVVTRSPEKARQVLGAGVDIWKGLADRQNLDGFDAVINLAGEPIADKRWTEEQKQRLCSSRWNITEKLVELIRNSHTPPSVLISGSATGYYGDLGEVVVTEEEPPHNEFTHKLCAQWERIACAAQSDKTRVCLLRTGVVLAPKGGILGKMLPPFRLGLGGPIGNGRQYLAWIHIDDMVNGIIWLLDNDLRGPFNMVAPYPVRNEQFAHALGHALHRPAILRVPATAIRLMMGEASVLVLGGQRALPKRLEAAGFAFRWYDLEEALGDVVR from the coding sequence ATGAAGATTTTGCTGACTGGCGGTACAGGCCTGATTGGTCGCCATCTCATTGCCCGCCTGCAGGCGCTGCATCATGATGTCACCGTGGTGACGCGCAGCCCGGAAAAAGCGCGTCAGGTGCTGGGAGCAGGGGTCGATATCTGGAAAGGGCTGGCCGATCGGCAGAATCTGGACGGTTTTGACGCCGTCATCAACCTTGCAGGCGAACCCATCGCTGATAAGCGCTGGACCGAAGAGCAGAAACAGCGGTTGTGCAGTAGCCGCTGGAATATTACCGAAAAGCTGGTTGAGCTGATTCGCAACAGCCACACGCCGCCGTCGGTGCTGATTTCAGGTTCTGCGACGGGCTATTACGGCGATCTTGGCGAAGTGGTGGTAACCGAAGAGGAGCCGCCCCACAACGAGTTTACCCATAAACTCTGCGCCCAGTGGGAGCGCATCGCCTGCGCGGCGCAGAGCGATAAGACCCGCGTCTGCCTGCTGCGTACCGGCGTGGTGCTTGCGCCGAAAGGCGGCATTCTGGGTAAAATGCTTCCGCCCTTTAGGCTGGGGCTCGGCGGGCCGATCGGCAACGGCCGTCAGTACCTGGCCTGGATCCATATCGACGATATGGTGAACGGCATTATCTGGCTGCTGGATAACGATCTGCGCGGGCCGTTTAATATGGTTGCGCCGTATCCGGTACGCAATGAACAGTTTGCCCATGCGCTGGGGCACGCCCTGCACCGCCCGGCGATTTTACGCGTGCCTGCGACGGCGATTCGCCTGATGATGGGCGAAGCGTCCGTGCTGGTGCTGGGCGGCCAGCGCGCGCTGCCAAAACGGCTGGAGGCGGCCGGGTTTGCGTTTCGCTGGTATGATTTAGAAGAGGCGCTGGGGGATGTGGTGCGGTGA
- the purF gene encoding amidophosphoribosyltransferase has protein sequence MCGIVGIAGFMPVNQSIYDALTVLQHRGQDAAGIITIDANNCFRLRKANGLVNDVFEARHMQRLQGNMGIGHVRYPTAGSSSASEAQPFYVNSPYGITLAHNGNLTNAHELRKKLFEEKRRHINTTSDSEILLNVFASELDNFRHYPLEADNIFAAIAATNRQIRGAYACVAMIIGHGMVAFRDPNGIRPLVLGKRDLGDGRTEYMVASESVALDTLGFEFLRDVAPGEAVYITEKGQLFTRQCADNPVSNPCLFEYVYFARPDSFIDKISVYSARVNMGTKLGEKIAREWDDLDIDVVIPIPETSCDIALEIARILEKPYRQGFVKNRYVGRTFIMPGQHLRRKSVRRKLNANRAEFRDKNVLLVDDSIVRGTTSEQIIEMAREAGAKKVYLASAAPEIRFPNVYGIDMPTANELIAHGREVDEIRQIIGADGLIFQDLNDLIDAVRAENPEIQQFECSVFNGVYVTKDVDQQYLDYLDSLRNDDAKAVQLQNDLESLEMHNEG, from the coding sequence ATGTGCGGTATTGTCGGTATCGCCGGTTTCATGCCGGTAAACCAGTCGATTTATGACGCGTTAACGGTGCTTCAGCACCGTGGGCAGGATGCTGCGGGTATCATCACCATTGATGCAAACAACTGCTTCCGTTTACGTAAGGCGAATGGCCTGGTAAACGATGTGTTTGAAGCCCGCCATATGCAGCGTCTGCAAGGTAATATGGGGATCGGTCACGTTCGTTATCCTACTGCTGGCAGTTCCAGCGCCTCTGAGGCACAGCCTTTCTACGTCAACTCACCGTATGGCATCACGCTTGCCCATAACGGCAACCTGACCAACGCCCATGAGCTGCGTAAGAAGCTGTTCGAAGAGAAACGTCGCCACATTAACACCACCTCTGATTCAGAAATCCTGCTCAATGTGTTCGCCAGCGAGCTGGATAACTTCCGTCATTACCCGCTGGAAGCAGACAATATCTTCGCTGCCATTGCTGCGACCAACCGCCAGATCCGCGGTGCGTACGCCTGCGTGGCGATGATCATCGGTCACGGTATGGTTGCCTTCCGCGATCCAAACGGCATTCGTCCGCTGGTGCTGGGTAAGCGCGACCTTGGCGATGGCCGTACCGAATATATGGTTGCCTCTGAGAGCGTGGCGCTGGATACCCTGGGCTTCGAATTCCTGCGCGACGTTGCGCCGGGCGAAGCGGTCTATATCACTGAGAAGGGCCAGCTGTTTACCCGCCAGTGTGCTGACAACCCGGTCAGCAACCCGTGCCTGTTTGAATACGTCTACTTCGCCCGTCCGGATTCGTTCATCGACAAAATCTCCGTATACAGTGCGCGCGTGAACATGGGCACGAAGCTCGGCGAGAAGATTGCCCGCGAGTGGGACGATCTCGACATCGACGTGGTTATTCCTATCCCGGAAACCTCCTGCGATATCGCCCTGGAAATTGCCCGTATTCTGGAAAAGCCATACCGTCAGGGCTTCGTGAAGAACCGCTACGTTGGCCGCACCTTTATCATGCCGGGCCAGCATCTGCGCCGTAAGTCCGTGCGCCGTAAGCTGAACGCCAACCGCGCGGAATTCCGCGACAAGAACGTTCTGCTGGTGGATGACTCCATCGTTCGCGGCACCACCTCTGAGCAGATTATCGAGATGGCGCGCGAAGCGGGTGCGAAGAAAGTCTACCTGGCATCTGCCGCGCCGGAAATTCGCTTCCCGAACGTGTACGGCATCGATATGCCAACTGCCAACGAGCTGATTGCTCACGGTCGCGAAGTGGACGAAATTCGCCAGATCATCGGTGCCGACGGCCTGATTTTCCAGGATCTGAACGATCTCATCGACGCGGTGCGCGCCGAGAACCCGGAAATTCAGCAGTTCGAATGCTCCGTGTTTAACGGCGTCTACGTGACGAAAGACGTTGACCAGCAGTACCTTGACTATCTTGATTCGCTGCGCAATGACGATGCGAAAGCCGTTCAGCTGCAAAACGATCTCGAAAGCTTAGAGATGCACAACGAAGGTTGA
- the folX gene encoding dihydroneopterin triphosphate 2'-epimerase — protein MSQPDAIIRIKNLRLRTFIGIKEEEIANRQDIVINVVIHYPADKARASEDINDALNYRTITKNIIQYVENNRFSLLEKLTQDVLDIARDHDWVTYAEVEIDKLHALRYADSVSMTLSWRRQG, from the coding sequence ATGTCACAGCCAGACGCTATTATTCGGATAAAAAATTTACGCTTGCGCACGTTCATTGGTATCAAAGAGGAAGAGATTGCCAACCGTCAGGATATTGTTATTAATGTGGTTATCCACTACCCGGCAGACAAAGCGCGGGCCAGCGAAGACATCAACGACGCGCTGAACTATCGCACGATAACCAAAAACATCATTCAGTACGTGGAAAACAACCGCTTCTCGCTGCTGGAGAAATTAACTCAGGATGTGCTCGATATCGCACGCGACCATGACTGGGTCACTTATGCTGAAGTAGAGATCGATAAACTTCACGCCCTGCGCTATGCCGACTCCGTCTCCATGACGTTAAGCTGGCGACGCCAGGGGTGA